One part of the Phoenix dactylifera cultivar Barhee BC4 chromosome 4, palm_55x_up_171113_PBpolish2nd_filt_p, whole genome shotgun sequence genome encodes these proteins:
- the LOC103718227 gene encoding RHOMBOID-like protein 12, mitochondrial isoform X2, with the protein MIGLYFFGTNIGKLFGPEFLLKLYLAGALGGSIFFLVHKALIVPSTEGYRGWDSSRIPGLGASAAVNAIILLDVFLFPKNIIYVNLIIPVPAILMGAILIGTDLWRVKKGRGISQVQLI; encoded by the exons ATAGGAAAACTATTTGGACCTGAATTTCTGCTGAAGTTGTACTTAGCAGGGGCATTAGGTGGATCGATATTTTTCTTAGTACACAAGGCCTTAATTGTTCCATCTACAGAG GGCTACCGAGGATGGGATTCTTCAAGAATTCCTGGACTG GGTGCAAGCGCTGCTGTAAATGCCATCATTCTTCTTGATGTGTTTCTCTTTCCAAAGAATATTATCTACGTAAATCTCATTATACCTGTACCTGCAATTTTAATG GGGGCAATACTGATCGGAACTGATTTGTGGAGGGTTAAGAAG GGGAGGGGCATATCTCAGGTTCAGCTCATTTAG